Proteins encoded together in one Paracidovorax wautersii window:
- a CDS encoding acyl-CoA dehydrogenase: protein MSYTAPVKDMLFAIEHLARIDQVAQLPGFEDAGLETAQAVLEECAKFTEGVVAPLNVEGDRNPSSWKDGVVTTTPGFKEAFRQYAEGGWQGLQHPAGFGGQGLPKTIGAACSEMLNSANMSFALCPLLTDGAIEALITAGSEQLKATYLEKLVTGEWTGTMNLTEPQAGSDLALVRTRAEPQGDGSYKVFGTKIFITYGEHDMAANIVHLVLARVAGAPEGVKGISLFVVPKFLVNADGSLGERNDAHCVSIEHKLGIKASPTAVLQFGDGLAASIADSAGPGAVGYLVGEENRGLEYMFIMMNAARYAVGLQGIAIAERAYQKAVGYARDRVQSRPVDGSVAGSAPIIHHPDVRRMLMTMRAYTEGCRAMATTAAAAYDASHHHPDARVAKDNAAFYEFLVPLVKGYSTEMSLEVTSLGVQVHGGMGFIEETGAAQYYRDAKILTIYEGTTAIQANDLVGRKTARDGGQTAQALAAQVEKTEAELQASGTEAARAVAQRLAAARQAFVDVVGFVAGQTKSDPNAVFAGSVPYLMLAGNLVAGWQMARALLVAQTLLPTGQDTAFLNAKIATARFYAEHILVKAGGLRDAIVEGAGSVTALPLDAF from the coding sequence ATGAGCTACACCGCCCCCGTCAAGGACATGCTGTTCGCCATCGAGCACCTGGCGCGCATCGACCAGGTTGCGCAACTGCCTGGCTTCGAGGATGCGGGCCTGGAGACTGCGCAGGCGGTGCTGGAGGAGTGCGCCAAGTTCACCGAGGGCGTGGTCGCTCCGCTGAACGTGGAGGGCGACCGCAACCCTTCGTCGTGGAAAGACGGCGTGGTCACGACCACGCCAGGTTTCAAGGAGGCCTTCCGCCAGTACGCCGAAGGCGGTTGGCAGGGCCTGCAGCACCCGGCCGGCTTCGGCGGCCAGGGTCTGCCCAAGACCATCGGCGCGGCCTGCAGCGAGATGCTGAACAGCGCCAACATGAGCTTCGCCCTGTGCCCGCTGCTGACCGATGGCGCCATCGAGGCGCTGATCACCGCCGGCAGCGAGCAGCTCAAGGCCACCTACCTGGAGAAGCTGGTGACGGGCGAATGGACCGGCACCATGAACCTGACCGAGCCGCAGGCCGGCAGTGACCTCGCTCTGGTGCGCACGCGCGCCGAGCCGCAGGGCGATGGCAGCTACAAGGTCTTCGGCACCAAGATCTTCATCACCTACGGCGAGCACGACATGGCCGCCAACATCGTGCACCTGGTGCTGGCGCGCGTGGCCGGTGCGCCGGAGGGCGTCAAGGGCATCAGCCTGTTCGTGGTGCCCAAGTTCCTGGTGAACGCAGACGGCTCGCTGGGCGAGCGCAACGATGCGCACTGCGTCTCCATCGAACACAAGCTGGGCATCAAGGCCTCGCCCACGGCCGTGCTGCAGTTCGGCGACGGCCTGGCGGCGAGCATCGCGGACAGCGCCGGACCCGGCGCCGTGGGCTATCTGGTGGGCGAAGAGAACCGCGGCCTGGAATACATGTTCATCATGATGAATGCCGCCCGCTATGCCGTGGGCCTGCAGGGCATCGCCATCGCCGAGCGTGCCTACCAGAAGGCCGTGGGCTACGCCCGCGACCGCGTGCAGAGCCGTCCCGTGGACGGCAGCGTGGCGGGCAGCGCGCCCATCATCCACCACCCTGACGTGCGCCGCATGTTGATGACGATGCGGGCCTACACCGAGGGCTGCCGCGCCATGGCCACCACGGCTGCGGCCGCCTACGACGCGTCCCACCACCACCCGGATGCCCGTGTTGCTAAGGACAACGCGGCGTTCTACGAATTCCTGGTGCCGCTGGTCAAGGGCTACAGCACCGAGATGAGCCTGGAGGTGACCAGCCTGGGCGTGCAGGTGCACGGCGGCATGGGCTTCATCGAGGAGACGGGCGCGGCGCAGTACTACCGCGACGCCAAGATCCTCACCATCTACGAAGGCACCACCGCCATCCAGGCCAACGACCTGGTGGGCCGCAAAACGGCGCGCGACGGCGGCCAGACCGCCCAGGCCCTGGCAGCCCAGGTCGAGAAGACCGAGGCCGAACTGCAGGCCAGCGGTACCGAGGCCGCCCGCGCCGTCGCGCAGCGCCTGGCCGCGGCGCGGCAGGCCTTCGTGGACGTGGTGGGCTTCGTGGCCGGCCAGACCAAGTCCGACCCCAACGCCGTCTTCGCGGGCAGCGTGCCCTACCTGATGCTGGCGGGCAACCTGGTGGCCGGCTGGCAGATGGCGCGGGCCCTGCTGGTGGCGCAGACGCTGTTGCCCACGGGACAGGACACGGCGTTCCTGAACGCGAAGATCGCCACTGCGCGCTTCTATGCCGAGCACATCCTCGTCAAGGCCGGCGGCCTGCGCGATGCGATCGTCGAAGGCGCGGGCAGCGTGACGGCGTTGCCGCTGGACGCGTTCTGA
- a CDS encoding FAD-binding protein, which translates to MTALVIAEHDNASIKPATLNTVTAAIACGGDVHVLVAGSGADAAAQAAAQIAGVSKVILADGASLKDGLAENVAAQVLAIASHYSHILFPATAGGKNVAPRVAAKLDVAQISDITKVDSPDTFERPIYAGNAIATVQSSDSVKVITVRTTGFDAAAATGGSAAVEKADAAADSGKSSFVGREVTKSDRPELTAAKIIVSGGRALGSSEKFNEVITPLADKLGAAIGASRAAVDAGYAPNDLQVGQTGKIVAPQLYIAAGISGAIQHLAGMKDSKVIVAINKDPEAPIFSVADYGLEADLFTAVPELVKAL; encoded by the coding sequence ATGACCGCACTCGTCATTGCAGAACACGACAACGCCAGCATCAAGCCCGCCACCCTGAACACCGTTACCGCCGCCATCGCCTGCGGCGGCGACGTGCACGTGCTGGTGGCCGGCAGCGGCGCCGACGCCGCCGCCCAGGCCGCCGCCCAGATCGCCGGCGTCAGCAAAGTCATCCTGGCCGACGGCGCCAGCCTGAAGGACGGCCTGGCCGAGAACGTCGCCGCCCAGGTGCTCGCCATTGCGTCCCACTACAGCCACATCCTGTTCCCCGCCACCGCCGGCGGCAAGAACGTGGCCCCCCGCGTGGCTGCCAAGCTCGACGTCGCCCAGATCAGCGACATCACCAAGGTGGACAGCCCCGACACCTTCGAGCGCCCCATCTACGCCGGCAACGCCATCGCCACCGTGCAAAGCAGCGACAGCGTGAAGGTCATCACCGTGCGTACCACCGGCTTCGACGCCGCAGCCGCCACCGGTGGGTCCGCTGCGGTCGAGAAAGCCGACGCCGCCGCCGACTCCGGCAAGAGCAGCTTCGTGGGCCGCGAAGTCACCAAGAGCGACCGCCCCGAGCTGACCGCCGCCAAGATCATCGTCTCCGGTGGCCGGGCGCTGGGCAGCAGCGAGAAGTTCAACGAAGTGATCACGCCGCTCGCGGACAAGCTGGGCGCGGCCATCGGCGCCAGCCGCGCAGCGGTGGATGCGGGCTACGCCCCCAACGACCTGCAGGTGGGCCAGACGGGCAAGATCGTGGCGCCGCAACTGTACATCGCAGCCGGCATCTCGGGCGCCATCCAGCACTTGGCGGGCATGAAGGACTCCAAGGTGATCGTGGCGATCAACAAGGACCCCGAGGCGCCGATCTTCAGCGTGGCCGACTACGGGCTGGAGGCCGATCTCTTTACCGCCGTACCGGAGCTGGTCAAGGCGCTGTAA
- a CDS encoding electron transfer flavoprotein subunit beta/FixA family protein, with protein MKVLVPVKRVVDYNVKVRVKSDNTGVDIANVKMSMNPFDEIAVEEAVRLKEKGVVTEVIAVSCGVTQCQETLRTAMAIGADRAILVETTEELQPLAVAKLLKALVDKEQPGLVILGKQAIDDDSNQTGQMLAALAELPQATFASKVEVAGDKVSVTREVDGGLETLQLSLPAVVTTDLRLNEPRYVTLPNIMKAKKKQLDTVKPEDLGVDVKPRLKTLKVTEPAKRGAGVKVADVAALVDKLKNEAKVI; from the coding sequence ATGAAGGTTTTGGTCCCGGTCAAACGCGTGGTGGACTACAACGTGAAGGTCCGCGTGAAGTCGGACAACACGGGGGTGGACATCGCCAACGTGAAGATGAGCATGAACCCGTTCGACGAGATCGCCGTCGAGGAAGCCGTGCGCCTGAAGGAAAAGGGCGTGGTCACCGAGGTCATCGCCGTCTCCTGCGGGGTCACGCAATGCCAGGAAACGCTGCGCACCGCCATGGCCATCGGGGCGGACCGCGCCATCCTGGTGGAGACCACCGAAGAGCTGCAGCCCCTGGCCGTGGCCAAGCTGCTCAAGGCCCTGGTGGACAAGGAACAACCCGGCCTGGTCATCCTGGGCAAACAGGCCATCGACGACGACAGCAACCAGACCGGCCAGATGCTGGCGGCCCTGGCCGAACTGCCCCAGGCCACCTTCGCCTCCAAGGTCGAAGTGGCCGGTGACAAGGTGAGCGTCACCCGCGAAGTGGACGGCGGCCTGGAGACCCTGCAGCTGAGCCTGCCGGCCGTGGTGACCACCGACCTGCGCCTGAACGAGCCGCGCTACGTCACCCTGCCCAACATCATGAAGGCCAAGAAGAAGCAGCTGGACACCGTCAAGCCCGAAGACCTGGGCGTCGATGTCAAGCCGCGCCTGAAGACCCTGAAGGTGACCGAGCCCGCCAAGCGCGGCGCCGGCGTCAAGGTGGCCGACGTGGCCGCCCTGGTCGACAAGCTGAAGAACGAAGCCAAAGTGATCTGA
- a CDS encoding carboxymuconolactone decarboxylase family protein produces MQRANWFAVSPEGAKAVSGLHHFVTTGTGLPDRLIHLVFLRVSQMNGCAHCIDIHTRDLLQAGMAIDTVVLVPVWHEAAYLFSEQERAALAWTEEVTRVSETHASDAAYAAASAVFSEKELVDLTLTIAAMNAINRMGVSFRMKPRARSDRH; encoded by the coding sequence ATGCAACGCGCAAACTGGTTCGCGGTTTCTCCAGAAGGAGCAAAGGCCGTCTCGGGCCTGCACCATTTCGTCACGACGGGCACAGGCTTGCCCGACCGGCTCATCCATCTGGTCTTTCTGCGCGTCTCGCAGATGAACGGGTGCGCGCACTGCATCGACATCCACACGCGGGACCTGCTCCAGGCCGGCATGGCGATCGACACCGTGGTGCTGGTACCCGTGTGGCACGAGGCCGCCTATCTGTTTTCGGAACAGGAGCGGGCGGCCCTGGCCTGGACGGAAGAGGTTACGCGGGTCAGCGAAACCCACGCCTCCGACGCGGCCTACGCGGCGGCATCGGCCGTCTTTTCCGAAAAGGAACTGGTCGATCTCACGCTGACGATCGCCGCGATGAACGCGATCAACCGCATGGGCGTCAGCTTCCGCATGAAGCCGCGGGCCAGGTCCGACCGCCATTGA
- a CDS encoding mechanosensitive ion channel domain-containing protein has translation MELFDKLLRDFNNSSTWLELGVLALCLAAAYFISRAVGRQQPPDSVWFGRRTVDGLMFPLLALALVYAAKVGVAYYQPVFLLRVAVPVLTSLALIRLCARVLATVFPRSSLMRLVERIVSWLAWGVAVLWIVGLLPVVREELAGIGISFGKTQTNLLMLLQGTLSAGLVLVVTLWISSTIERRVLDRSVADLSMRKVAVNATRAVLLLIAMLFALSAVGVDLTALSVLGGAVGVGLGFGLQKLASNYVSGFVILLERSLRIGDNVRVDGFEGRITDIKTRYTLIRAGNGRESIVPNETLITQRVENLSDADRKFNVTSNIVVGYDSDVAQVQQILCAAAAAQPRVLKTPEPVAYLVNFAPDGLEFSLNFWVSDPGAGTVNLRSAINIAILEGLRAARVDIPYPQRVVQIKGAESVAVRTAADSPVQQAVEPPPRRG, from the coding sequence ATGGAACTTTTCGACAAGCTGCTGCGTGACTTCAACAACTCCAGCACCTGGCTGGAGCTGGGCGTGCTGGCCCTGTGCCTGGCCGCCGCCTACTTTATAAGCCGCGCCGTCGGGCGCCAGCAGCCGCCGGATTCCGTCTGGTTCGGCCGGCGCACGGTCGACGGGCTGATGTTCCCGCTGCTCGCGCTGGCGCTGGTCTACGCGGCCAAGGTGGGCGTGGCGTATTACCAGCCGGTGTTCCTGCTGCGCGTGGCGGTGCCGGTGCTGACGTCGCTGGCGCTGATCCGGCTGTGCGCGCGGGTGCTGGCGACGGTGTTTCCGCGCTCGTCGCTGATGCGGCTGGTGGAGCGCATCGTCTCGTGGCTGGCCTGGGGCGTGGCCGTGCTGTGGATCGTCGGGCTGCTGCCCGTCGTGCGCGAAGAACTGGCCGGCATCGGCATCTCTTTCGGCAAGACCCAGACCAACCTGCTGATGCTGCTGCAGGGCACGCTCTCGGCCGGCCTGGTGCTGGTCGTCACGCTGTGGATCTCGTCCACCATCGAGCGGCGCGTGCTCGACCGATCGGTGGCCGACCTTTCCATGCGCAAGGTGGCGGTCAATGCGACCCGCGCCGTACTGCTGCTGATCGCCATGCTGTTCGCGCTGTCCGCGGTGGGGGTGGATCTGACGGCGCTGTCGGTGCTGGGCGGCGCGGTGGGCGTGGGGCTGGGCTTCGGCCTGCAGAAGCTGGCGTCCAACTATGTGAGCGGCTTCGTGATCCTGCTGGAACGCTCGCTGCGCATCGGCGACAACGTGCGCGTGGACGGCTTCGAGGGCCGCATCACCGACATCAAGACCCGCTACACCCTGATCCGCGCCGGCAACGGGCGCGAATCCATCGTGCCGAACGAGACGCTCATCACCCAGCGCGTGGAGAACCTCTCGGACGCCGACCGCAAGTTCAACGTCACCTCCAACATCGTCGTCGGCTACGACAGCGACGTGGCCCAGGTGCAGCAGATCCTGTGCGCCGCGGCCGCCGCGCAGCCGCGCGTGCTCAAGACGCCCGAGCCCGTGGCCTATCTGGTGAACTTCGCGCCGGACGGCCTGGAGTTCAGCCTGAACTTCTGGGTGAGCGACCCCGGCGCGGGCACGGTCAACCTGCGCTCGGCCATCAATATCGCCATCCTCGAAGGCCTGCGCGCGGCCAGGGTGGACATTCCCTATCCGCAGCGCGTCGTGCAGATCAAAGGGGCTGAAAGCGTGGCCGTGCGGACTGCTGCCGATTCGCCTGTGCAGCAGGCCGTGGAGCCGCCGCCCCGACGAGGTTGA
- a CDS encoding histone deacetylase family protein: MGPGHPECPARLDAIEDRLLVTGVADALERYEAPEASLTDVELAHDRLYVASLRGMSDRLAEELLAGGPEHAQIDTDTSINTHTWAASLRAAGAALAATDAVLAGDVENAFCCVRPPGHHATRSKAMGFCFFNNVAIAAKYALQRYKLSRVAVVDFDVHHGNGTEDILSGDPRALMVSIFQHPFYPYSGDQAPAANMLNVPVPAYTKGMDVREIVEMMWIPRLEAFKPEMIFVSAGFDAHRDDDMGQLGLTEQDYTWITQRIKDVARRFSKGRIVSCLEGGYMMDPLARSVEAHLRVLADL; this comes from the coding sequence ATGGGTCCGGGTCACCCCGAATGTCCCGCCCGGCTGGACGCCATCGAAGACCGCCTGCTCGTCACCGGCGTGGCCGACGCGCTGGAGCGCTACGAAGCGCCCGAGGCCTCCCTCACCGACGTCGAGCTGGCCCATGACCGGCTGTACGTGGCCTCGCTGCGCGGCATGTCCGACCGCCTGGCCGAGGAACTGCTGGCGGGCGGCCCCGAGCACGCGCAGATCGACACCGACACCTCCATCAACACCCACACCTGGGCCGCCTCGCTGCGGGCCGCTGGCGCGGCGCTGGCCGCGACGGACGCCGTGCTGGCAGGCGATGTGGAGAACGCCTTTTGCTGCGTGCGCCCGCCGGGCCACCACGCCACGCGCAGCAAGGCCATGGGCTTTTGCTTCTTCAACAACGTGGCCATCGCCGCCAAGTACGCGCTGCAGCGCTACAAGCTCAGCCGCGTGGCGGTGGTGGACTTCGATGTGCACCACGGCAACGGCACGGAAGACATCCTCTCGGGCGACCCGCGCGCGCTGATGGTCAGCATCTTCCAGCACCCGTTCTATCCCTACAGCGGCGACCAGGCGCCGGCCGCCAACATGCTGAACGTGCCCGTGCCGGCCTACACCAAGGGCATGGATGTGCGCGAGATCGTCGAGATGATGTGGATCCCGCGCCTGGAGGCCTTCAAGCCCGAGATGATCTTCGTCTCGGCCGGTTTCGACGCCCACCGGGACGACGACATGGGCCAGCTCGGCCTGACCGAGCAGGACTACACCTGGATCACCCAGCGCATCAAGGACGTGGCGCGCCGCTTCAGCAAGGGGCGCATCGTCTCTTGCCTGGAGGGCGGCTACATGATGGACCCGCTGGCGCGCAGCGTGGAAGCGCACCTGCGCGTGCTGGCCGATCTCTGA
- a CDS encoding AAA family ATPase, with the protein MHAQHKIKSLLDQLNTVIVGKEAHVQDCVACLLAGGHLLIEDVPGVGKTTLAHALARTFGLQFSRVQFTADLMPSDLTGVSVYERGRESFVFHPGPVFAQVLLADEINRASPKTQSALLEAMEEKQVSVEGETRALPHPFFVIATQNPHDQLGTFALPESQLDRFLMRISLGYPDRSAERLLLAGSDRRDMVDSLLPLLSLQELAALQQQVLAVHTADPLLNYVQDLIAATRSGRWFLQGLSPRAGIALMRAAKAQALIAGRDYVAPDDVQAILPQTIAHRLVPVGDAGRGAVEQVRAMVDATPLP; encoded by the coding sequence ATGCACGCACAGCACAAGATCAAGTCTCTTCTGGACCAGCTTAACACGGTGATCGTCGGCAAAGAGGCCCATGTGCAGGACTGCGTGGCATGCCTGCTGGCCGGCGGGCACCTGCTGATCGAGGACGTTCCCGGGGTCGGCAAGACCACCCTGGCGCACGCGCTGGCGCGCACCTTCGGGCTGCAGTTCTCGCGCGTGCAGTTCACGGCCGACCTGATGCCCAGCGACCTGACCGGCGTGTCGGTCTACGAGCGCGGGCGCGAGTCCTTCGTCTTCCATCCGGGCCCGGTCTTCGCCCAGGTGCTGCTGGCCGACGAGATCAACCGCGCCAGCCCCAAGACCCAGAGCGCGCTGCTGGAAGCCATGGAGGAAAAGCAGGTGTCGGTGGAAGGCGAGACCCGCGCCCTGCCCCACCCGTTCTTCGTGATCGCCACGCAGAACCCGCATGACCAGCTCGGCACCTTCGCCCTGCCCGAGTCGCAGCTGGACCGCTTCCTCATGCGGATCTCGCTCGGCTACCCCGACCGTTCCGCCGAGCGCCTGCTGCTGGCCGGCAGCGACCGCCGCGACATGGTCGATTCGCTGCTGCCGCTGCTGTCGCTGCAGGAGCTGGCCGCGCTGCAGCAGCAGGTGCTGGCCGTGCACACGGCCGACCCGCTGCTCAACTACGTGCAGGACCTGATCGCCGCCACGCGCTCGGGCCGCTGGTTCCTGCAGGGCCTGTCGCCCCGCGCGGGCATTGCCTTGATGCGCGCCGCCAAGGCGCAGGCGCTGATCGCCGGGCGCGACTATGTGGCGCCGGACGACGTGCAGGCCATCCTGCCGCAGACCATCGCGCACCGCCTGGTGCCCGTGGGCGACGCCGGCCGCGGCGCCGTGGAGCAGGTGCGCGCCATGGTCGACGCCACTCCGCTGCCCTGA
- a CDS encoding DUF58 domain-containing protein, whose translation MAPPAAALPAPDGRARVPHPWAALSRRWQRWWQARLPRTDTVTLTQRNVYILPTGAGWMLALTLLVLLIASINFQLNLGYLLTFLLAGSAVVGMHLCHATLRGLTLHLLPPEPQFLGSSTAFEIQLTSARASTRYGVGVAVHGSGQWVWTDVPAEGSATVHVAFRPERRGLHPVPTLTAETRFPLGTFRVWTLWRPAAEVLVYPQPEMPAPPLPAGEPRVGGAGSASAQGIGEFDGVRAYRRGDPLKLVVWKKAAKSLGTGTDDLVSRDAQQAQRQELWLDPGATGLMDPEARLSRLTSWVLQADRLGVEYGLRLPGGEIAPDSGAVHQRRCLEALALA comes from the coding sequence ATGGCACCCCCCGCCGCCGCCCTGCCCGCGCCGGATGGCCGCGCACGTGTGCCGCATCCCTGGGCCGCACTCTCGCGCCGCTGGCAGCGCTGGTGGCAGGCCCGCCTGCCGCGCACCGATACGGTCACGCTCACGCAGCGCAACGTCTACATCCTGCCCACCGGCGCGGGCTGGATGCTGGCGCTCACGCTGCTGGTGCTGCTGATCGCGTCGATCAACTTCCAGCTCAACCTGGGCTACCTGCTCACCTTCCTGCTAGCGGGCAGCGCGGTGGTGGGCATGCACCTGTGCCACGCCACGCTGCGCGGCCTGACGCTGCACCTGCTGCCGCCGGAGCCGCAGTTCCTGGGCAGCAGCACGGCGTTCGAGATCCAGCTCACCAGCGCGCGCGCGTCCACCCGCTACGGCGTGGGTGTGGCGGTGCACGGCAGCGGCCAGTGGGTCTGGACGGACGTGCCCGCCGAAGGCAGTGCGACGGTGCACGTGGCCTTCCGCCCCGAGCGGCGTGGCCTGCACCCCGTGCCCACCCTCACGGCCGAGACGCGCTTTCCGCTGGGCACCTTCCGCGTCTGGACGCTGTGGCGCCCCGCCGCCGAGGTGCTGGTGTATCCCCAGCCCGAGATGCCGGCCCCGCCGCTGCCGGCGGGCGAGCCGCGCGTTGGGGGCGCAGGCAGCGCAAGTGCCCAGGGCATCGGCGAGTTCGACGGCGTGCGGGCCTACCGGCGCGGCGACCCGCTCAAGCTGGTGGTGTGGAAGAAGGCCGCCAAGTCGCTCGGCACGGGCACGGACGACCTGGTGAGCCGCGATGCGCAGCAGGCCCAGCGCCAGGAACTGTGGCTGGACCCCGGCGCCACCGGCCTGATGGACCCGGAAGCGCGCCTGAGCCGCCTGACGTCGTGGGTGCTGCAGGCCGACCGGCTGGGTGTGGAATACGGCCTGCGGCTGCCGGGTGGCGAGATCGCCCCGGACAGCGGAGCCGTCCACCAGAGGCGCTGCCTGGAGGCTCTGGCCCTGGCCTGA
- a CDS encoding DUF3488 and transglutaminase-like domain-containing protein yields the protein MSLRQQLQTLPRDARDTLFLLAVVAWVILPQVGRLPLWTSAFAGALLLWRGALAWRGRPLPGRWMLGGLLALTLALTVATHRTIVGAEAGVTLIVMLLALKTLELRARRDAMVVFFLGFFTMLSNFLHSQSLLTAAAMLVALLGLLTALVNAHMPVGRPPLAQSMRLAGRMALLGAPIMLALFVLFPRMAPLWGTPSDPNQGRSGLSSEMRIGNIASLVLDDSVALRVRFLTPGGQPPPQSALYFRGPVLTAFNGRDWYALSQPEGQALAGASPAPARLEVQGEPLRYELTLEPHRQPWLLTLDAAPEAPQVPEGLRAFMSPELAWTANRPIREVLRYQAQSYPRFTHGPETRTRALRAYVQLPAGLNPRTLELARQMRQDPQLAGADAEAFVQAALQRLRTGGYTYTLEPGVYGQHTADEFWFDAKQGFCEHIASAFVVLMRALDIPSRIVTGYQGGELNGVDGYWTVRQADAHAWAEVWMEGRGWLRVDPTGAVSPSRVGAFQRLQAPRGAFGNAMDAVIDPSLVQSLRAVWEAVNNGWNQWVLNYTQARQIDLLKALGIESPSWQDLARALGGLAALAALGGLGWMLWERSQHDPWLRLLDRARRRLARAGLPLASHLPPRTMAARAQAQFGPSADAVAAWLLRVEQARYAARPASAIAQLRREFRGLPWPSTAPSS from the coding sequence ATGAGCCTGCGCCAGCAACTGCAGACCCTGCCGCGCGATGCGCGGGACACCCTGTTCCTGCTTGCCGTGGTGGCCTGGGTCATCCTGCCCCAGGTGGGCCGGCTGCCGCTGTGGACGAGCGCCTTCGCGGGCGCCTTGCTGCTGTGGCGCGGCGCGCTGGCCTGGCGCGGCCGGCCCCTGCCCGGCCGCTGGATGCTGGGCGGCCTGCTCGCGCTGACGCTGGCGCTCACCGTGGCCACGCACCGCACCATCGTGGGGGCCGAGGCCGGCGTCACGCTGATCGTGATGCTGCTGGCGCTCAAGACGCTGGAGCTGCGGGCGCGGCGCGATGCCATGGTGGTGTTCTTCCTGGGCTTCTTCACGATGCTCAGCAACTTCCTGCATTCGCAGTCGCTTCTGACCGCCGCCGCCATGCTGGTGGCCCTGCTGGGCCTGCTCACCGCCCTGGTGAATGCGCACATGCCGGTCGGCCGGCCGCCGCTGGCGCAGTCCATGCGCCTGGCCGGGCGCATGGCGCTGCTGGGCGCGCCCATCATGCTGGCGCTGTTCGTGCTGTTTCCGCGCATGGCGCCGCTGTGGGGCACGCCCAGCGATCCGAACCAGGGGCGCAGCGGCCTGTCGTCCGAGATGCGCATCGGCAACATCGCCTCGCTGGTGCTGGACGACAGCGTGGCGCTGCGCGTGCGCTTTCTCACGCCGGGCGGCCAGCCGCCGCCGCAGAGCGCGCTGTACTTCCGCGGGCCCGTTCTGACGGCCTTCAACGGCCGCGACTGGTATGCCCTGTCGCAGCCCGAGGGCCAGGCCCTGGCCGGCGCCTCGCCTGCGCCGGCCCGGCTGGAGGTGCAGGGCGAGCCGCTGCGCTACGAACTCACGCTGGAGCCGCACCGCCAGCCCTGGCTGCTGACGCTGGATGCGGCACCCGAAGCCCCCCAGGTGCCCGAAGGCCTGCGCGCCTTCATGTCGCCCGAGCTGGCGTGGACGGCCAACCGTCCCATCCGCGAAGTGCTGCGCTACCAGGCGCAGAGCTACCCGCGCTTCACCCACGGCCCGGAGACCCGCACCCGCGCCCTGCGCGCCTATGTGCAGCTGCCGGCCGGCCTGAACCCCCGCACGCTGGAGCTGGCCCGCCAAATGCGCCAAGACCCGCAACTGGCCGGGGCCGATGCCGAGGCTTTCGTGCAGGCCGCGCTGCAGCGGCTGCGCACCGGGGGCTACACCTACACGCTGGAGCCCGGCGTCTACGGCCAGCACACGGCCGACGAGTTCTGGTTCGATGCCAAGCAGGGCTTCTGCGAGCACATCGCCTCGGCCTTCGTGGTGCTGATGCGCGCGCTGGACATCCCGTCGCGCATCGTCACCGGCTACCAGGGCGGCGAGCTGAACGGCGTCGACGGCTACTGGACGGTGCGCCAGGCCGACGCCCACGCCTGGGCGGAGGTCTGGATGGAAGGCCGCGGCTGGCTGCGCGTGGACCCGACCGGCGCCGTATCGCCCAGCCGCGTGGGCGCGTTCCAGCGGCTGCAGGCGCCCCGGGGCGCCTTCGGCAACGCCATGGATGCGGTCATCGATCCGTCGCTGGTACAAAGCCTCCGCGCCGTCTGGGAGGCCGTGAACAATGGCTGGAACCAGTGGGTGCTCAACTACACGCAGGCCCGCCAGATCGACCTGCTCAAGGCCCTGGGCATCGAGAGCCCCAGCTGGCAGGACCTGGCACGGGCGTTGGGCGGACTGGCCGCGCTGGCGGCCCTGGGCGGATTGGGCTGGATGCTGTGGGAGCGCAGCCAGCACGATCCCTGGCTGCGCCTGCTCGACCGCGCACGCCGCCGCTTGGCGCGCGCCGGGCTGCCGCTCGCCTCCCACCTGCCGCCGCGCACGATGGCGGCCCGGGCCCAGGCACAATTCGGCCCATCCGCCGACGCGGTGGCCGCCTGGCTGCTGCGCGTGGAGCAGGCCCGCTATGCCGCCCGCCCGGCCAGCGCCATCGCACAGCTGCGGCGCGAGTTCCGCGGCCTGCCCTGGCCCAGCACCGCACCGTCTTCCTGA